Proteins encoded within one genomic window of Calonectris borealis chromosome 1, bCalBor7.hap1.2, whole genome shotgun sequence:
- the SLC25A30 gene encoding kidney mitochondrial carrier protein 1 isoform X1: protein MSALNWKPFIYGGLASITAECGTFPIDLTKTRLQVQGQVNDAKYKEIRYRGMVHALVRICREEGLKALYSGIAPAMLRQASYGTIKIGTYQSLKRMFVEHPEDETLMINVLCGILSGVISSSIANPTDVLKIRMQAQGSVIQGGMMGNFMQIYQKEGTKGLWKAISLTAQRAAIVVGVELPVYDLTKKHIIMSGFMGDTVYTHFLSSFTCGLAGALASNPIDVVRTRMMNQRSQQRGGHSSYTGTLDCLLQTWKNEGFFALYKGFWPNWLRLGPWNIIFFLTYEQLKKLDF from the exons ATGTCAGCACTAAACTGGAAGCCCTTTATCTATGGAGGTTTAGCATCAATCACTGCAGAATGTG gTACTTTCCCCATTGATCTGACCAAAACACGTCTGCAGGTTCAAGGTCAAGTTAATGATGCCAAATATAAAGAGATCCGCTACCGTGGAATGGTGCATGCACTAGTCAGAATATGCAGAGAAGAAGGATTGAAAGCCTTATACTCTGG GATTGCACCTGCAATGCTACGGCAAGCTTCATACGGAACTATAAAAATAGGCACTTACCAGAGCTTAAAAAGAATGTTTGTTGAGCATCCAGAAG ATGAAACCCTGATGATAAATGTTCTATGTGGCATTCTTTCGGGAGTAATTTCATCATCTATTGCCAACCCTACAGATGTCTTAAAG ATCAGAATGCAAGCCCAAGGTAGTGTCATTCAAGGAGGAATGATGGGCAACTTCATGCAGATCTACCAAAAGGAAGGCACTAAAGGATTATGGAAGGCAA TATCACTGACAGCACAGAGAGCTGCTATTGTTGTTGGAGTGGAACTGCCAGTGTATGACCTTACCAAGAAGCACATAATTATGTCTGGATTTATGGGAGATACAGTATATACTCACTTCCT CTCAAGTTTTACTTGCGGGTTAGCTGGGGCCCTTGCATCCAACCCAATTGATGTTGTGAGAACACGCATGATGAATCAGAGAAGCCAACAACGTGGGGGACACTCAAGCTACACGGGTACTTTGGATTGCTTGTTACAA ACATGGAAGAATGAAGGCTTTTTTGCTCTATATAAAGGGTTTTGGCCAAATTGGTTAAGACTTGGTCCTTGGAATATCATT TTCTTTCTGACATATGAACAGCTGAAGAAATTAGACTTCTGA
- the SLC25A30 gene encoding kidney mitochondrial carrier protein 1 isoform X2, translating into MSALNWKPFIYGGLASITAECGTFPIDLTKTRLQVQGQVNDAKYKEIRYRGMVHALVRICREEGLKALYSGIAPAMLRQASYGTIKIGTYQSLKRMFVEHPEDETLMINVLCGILSGVISSSIANPTDVLKIRMQAQGSVIQGGMMGNFMQIYQKEGTKGLWKGVSLTAQRAAIVVGVELPVYDLTKKHIIMSGFMGDTVYTHFLSSFTCGLAGALASNPIDVVRTRMMNQRSQQRGGHSSYTGTLDCLLQTWKNEGFFALYKGFWPNWLRLGPWNIIFFLTYEQLKKLDF; encoded by the exons ATGTCAGCACTAAACTGGAAGCCCTTTATCTATGGAGGTTTAGCATCAATCACTGCAGAATGTG gTACTTTCCCCATTGATCTGACCAAAACACGTCTGCAGGTTCAAGGTCAAGTTAATGATGCCAAATATAAAGAGATCCGCTACCGTGGAATGGTGCATGCACTAGTCAGAATATGCAGAGAAGAAGGATTGAAAGCCTTATACTCTGG GATTGCACCTGCAATGCTACGGCAAGCTTCATACGGAACTATAAAAATAGGCACTTACCAGAGCTTAAAAAGAATGTTTGTTGAGCATCCAGAAG ATGAAACCCTGATGATAAATGTTCTATGTGGCATTCTTTCGGGAGTAATTTCATCATCTATTGCCAACCCTACAGATGTCTTAAAG ATCAGAATGCAAGCCCAAGGTAGTGTCATTCAAGGAGGAATGATGGGCAACTTCATGCAGATCTACCAAAAGGAAGGCACTAAAGGATTATGGAAG GGAGTATCACTGACAGCACAGAGAGCTGCTATTGTTGTTGGAGTGGAACTGCCAGTGTATGACCTTACCAAGAAGCACATAATTATGTCTGGATTTATGGGAGATACAGTATATACTCACTTCCT CTCAAGTTTTACTTGCGGGTTAGCTGGGGCCCTTGCATCCAACCCAATTGATGTTGTGAGAACACGCATGATGAATCAGAGAAGCCAACAACGTGGGGGACACTCAAGCTACACGGGTACTTTGGATTGCTTGTTACAA ACATGGAAGAATGAAGGCTTTTTTGCTCTATATAAAGGGTTTTGGCCAAATTGGTTAAGACTTGGTCCTTGGAATATCATT TTCTTTCTGACATATGAACAGCTGAAGAAATTAGACTTCTGA